GGCGTGGCTCTCCCCGCAGGCCGTGTCCGCTCAGGATCTGGATGATCTCCTCTAGGATGCCGAGGACAAAAAACAGCTGAGATGCCATTGTTAGTTGCAAAGTATTTGTTCACCGAGCTGCATCATCCCAGACACCTGGATCATTCTCTGCGATGGTGACCAAGTAGAACAGCCCTCGACTGGACAGCAACTGCGATACGATTGGTAGGAATCTGTCTGTGACCTCACGACCTCGCCTTCCGCCGGCCCAAGCCGCCTCGATGCCCGTGCTGCCCACCTTGACACACCAAGAAAACAAATAGACACAATTGTGTTCCGTAATCTCACTTTCATGACCTTTGAACTTGAAGTTGAGTCACCTCACTGGACGGTGTGACCACATATGGCGGGTTGAACAGGAGCACATCCACTTGTCCGCTCAAGCGGGGCAGGATACTTTCCACCTAAAACGGAACGTCGTGATCAAAGCGGCATCTCACAATGTGAAATTGAGTCTCGGATGTCTGACCAGGTCGGTGACGATGGGCTCAAGCGACACGGAGTTGCGTGATGCCGTCTTGGCGGTGCATAGCGCTGCGGCACGATTCACGTCCGTGCAACTAGGAAACACATTCTAGGTCAcatggagaggagaggagaggagatgaTGTGGAGCAACTCACAAATATATGGCTGAGGGTCCAAGCAGGGATGCGAGGAACGCAGACACCACTCCGGAGCCGCTGCCCACCTCCACGCACACGCGCGGCCcactgaaagggaaaaaaaaaaaaaaagttagcaaCATTCAGCTAAATCTTGAACAGTCACCTGAGGGTCACCTCATGCGCTTCAGTTCTTCAGCATCCTTTTCCAGGGCGTCAATGAGCAGGAAGGAATCCTCCGACGGCTCGTAAA
This region of Syngnathus typhle isolate RoL2023-S1 ecotype Sweden linkage group LG2, RoL_Styp_1.0, whole genome shotgun sequence genomic DNA includes:
- the n6amt1 gene encoding methyltransferase N6AMT1 — its product is MSANYPTPLYDHAARGDFSEVYEPSEDSFLLIDALEKDAEELKRMSGPRVCVEVGSGSGVVSAFLASLLGPSAIYFCTDVNRAAALCTAKTASRNSVSLEPIVTDLVESILPRLSGQVDVLLFNPPYVVTPSSEVGSTGIEAAWAGGRRGREVTDRFLPIVSQLLSSRGLFYLVTIAENDPEEIIQILSGHGLRGEPRLSTRAGNERLAVLRFQKCKHT